CTGGTACACCGCCATCTGGTTGATCGTAGAAGAATGCAGATCAGCCGCCTGTTTCAGCAGCACCAGTTGCGAGATCACCGGTTTTGCTGCAACCACCCAACCCAGCCGCAACCCCGGTGAAAGAGTTTTCGAGAAGCTGCCGCAATAGATCGTCCGGCAGTTCTCGATCGATCCCTTGCGCGCCTGTTCTAACGCGAGGATCGGAGGGATCGGATCGCCGTCATAGCGCAGCGCCTGATAGGCTCCGTCCTCGATCACTGCGCAATCCAATTCATCTGCCAGATCGAGCAGCGCCTCCCTGCCCCGCAGATCGACCGTCTCACCAGTCGGATTTGCAAAATCGGCGGAGAGATAAGCGAATTTGATCGGGCTGTTGCCGGCGGCGGCCTGGTATTCGGCAGCCCCACGATTGCCATTGATGCTAAGCTGGTCAAAGCGCGGCTCATAAGCGTCAAACGCATTGAGCGCGCCCAGATATGTGGGCCACCCAACCAACGCAGTATCACCCGGTGACAAGAACAACTTACCCAAGTAATCCAGCGCTTGCTGCGAGCCTGAGGTGATCAGGATGTTGTCGATGCCGCACGTAACGCCGATCCCACGCATATGGTCGGCCAGCCATTCACGCAGCGGGGCATAGCCCTCGCTGACCGAGTATTGCAGCGCCTGCGCCTGTTGATCTGGGCTAAGCGCATTTTGAAACGCTTCGGCGAAAGCCTCTGCTGGAAACAAAGCGGGGTCGGGAATACCGCCTGCGAAGGAAATGATACCGGGCTCGCCCAGCAGTTTCAGCAATTCGCGGATTTCGGAAGCCTTCATCCGAGCGGTTCGGGTGGCGTAGAGCTGATCCATCGTAGGGGGCCTCCTCCGCCCTTGGGTCGCAGATTAGGCAATGCGCCTCTTATGTCAATAATTCTGACCTAATGTTTCAACCTCTGTGAGCGACTTGAACGCCCCTTACAAACGTGGTCAAGTGACTTGACCAATTCCAAGTGGTAGCCAGATGCCTTTTCAAAAAGTTCAAACCGAAAAACTGTCACTGGCTGTTGTGCGCCAGATCGAACTGCTGATCCTGCGCGGCATTCTGCGCCCCGGAGAACGCCTGCCCTCAGAACGGGAGCTGGCCGAGCGGATGGGCGTGTCGCGCCCGTCGCTGCGCGAGGCAATCTCGGACCTCCAGGAGCAGGGATTGCTGACTGCCAAGGCCGGATCGGGCATCTATGTGGCCGAGGTTCTGGGCTCGGCCTTCGCGCCAGCTTTGATCCGGTTGTTCGGCAATCACGACGAGGCAGTGTTCGACTATCTCTCATTCCGGCGTGACATGGAGGGTCTAGCGGCTGAGCGTGCCGCCCGCATGGGCTCGGGCAGCGATCTGAAGGTGGTGCAGACCATACTGGACAAGATGGAAGACGCCCACGCCCGCAATGCAGCCGAAGAAGAGGCGCATCTGGACGCCCAGTTCCATATGGCGATCATCGAGGCCAGTCATAACGTGGTGATGCTGCATATGATGCGGTCGATGTTCGATCTGCTGCGGCAGGGCGTATTCTACAACCGACAGATCATGTTCCAGCAACGCACCACCCGCGACGCAATTCTGGACCAGCACCGAGCCATCAACACAGCCCTGCAGGACCGCGACCCGAAAGGGGCACGGAAGGCGGTCGAAGATCATCTGAACTTTGTCAAAAGCTGCATGGCCGATCAGCAGAAGGCCCTGCGCAATGAAGAGATCGCGCAACAGCGTTTGAAGCACGAGACTGGAGAGGTCTGATCCTTCAAACTGGAAGCCACGAAAAGAAAAAACCCGAGAGCCTGAAGCCCTCGGGTTTTTCAAATCATATGATCCAGGCGATCAGTGTAGCTTTTCACCCACATCCGCGATGGATGCATCGATCAGCTTGTTCGCCTGCGTTGCGGTCATCTGTTTGGCCAGCACGGCGTTGGCTGCCGAAACCGCTACGGTGATGGCCTGATCGCGGACTTCCTTGACGGCAGATGCCTCGGCGGATGCGATTTGATCCTGCGCTGCCGCGAGACGGCGCGCGATGGATTTTTCCAGATCGACCTTAGCCTGTTCAGCTGCCAGAACCGCGTCTTCCTTGGCCGCGGCAACGATAGCTTCGGCCTGACCCTGAACTTCGCGCTGCTTGCGCTCGTACGAGGCCAACAGGCTGCGTGCTTCTTCATGCAGGGCGCGGGCTTCGTCCAGCTCGGCTTGAATACCTTCGGCGCGATTGTCCAGCGCACCACCGATCATACCGGGGACCTTGAAGTAGAACAGGACCGCGATAAAGACGATGAAGCCCAGAGTGACGACAAAGTCAGTGTTGGCAAGCGAGAAGAACGGGCCGCTTGCGGCCAGCGCGGGGCTGGCGGCACCAACGGTCAGGGTAAGGGCAAGAGTGTTCCGCATGTCACTTATCCTTTCGTCTGCGCATCTACTGCACTGTTGATGGCTTTGGCATCCGCCTCGCCGCCCAGTGCTGTGACCAGTTCAGCCGCCGTATCCTTGGCAACCACTTGAATGCTTTCCAGCGCACCTGCACGGATTTCGGCAATTGCCTTTTCCGATTCAGTCGCCTTTGCAGCGATTTCCGCATCCGCCTTGGCAATCGCGTCATCCAGACCGGCCTGGATTTCGGCGCGGGCTTCCGCTGCGATACGCTGAGCCTCAGAACGGGCATCGGCCAGCGCTTTGTTATAGGCCTCTTCGGCCTCGACCGCTTTGGCCTTCAGATCTTCGGCCGCAGCCAGGTCATTTGTAATGGTCCCCTGGCGTTCAGCCAGGATTGCCGCGATGCGGGGCAGAGCCACGCGGGACAGGACCAGAAAGATGACGACCAGCGTGATGACCAGCCAGAAAATCTGGTTGGGGAACCAATCG
The Ruegeria sp. SCSIO 43209 genome window above contains:
- a CDS encoding PLP-dependent aminotransferase family protein, producing MDQLYATRTARMKASEIRELLKLLGEPGIISFAGGIPDPALFPAEAFAEAFQNALSPDQQAQALQYSVSEGYAPLREWLADHMRGIGVTCGIDNILITSGSQQALDYLGKLFLSPGDTALVGWPTYLGALNAFDAYEPRFDQLSINGNRGAAEYQAAAGNSPIKFAYLSADFANPTGETVDLRGREALLDLADELDCAVIEDGAYQALRYDGDPIPPILALEQARKGSIENCRTIYCGSFSKTLSPGLRLGWVVAAKPVISQLVLLKQAADLHSSTINQMAVYQVARDRFDTHVPMLRQTYAARRDAMLEALKEHMPNGVDWTRPEGGMFIWVILPKGMNGADLLARALETVKLAFVPGQAFYPDDTGSNTIRLSFSNSDENTIREGIRRLGEVLRA
- a CDS encoding FadR/GntR family transcriptional regulator; its protein translation is MPFQKVQTEKLSLAVVRQIELLILRGILRPGERLPSERELAERMGVSRPSLREAISDLQEQGLLTAKAGSGIYVAEVLGSAFAPALIRLFGNHDEAVFDYLSFRRDMEGLAAERAARMGSGSDLKVVQTILDKMEDAHARNAAEEEAHLDAQFHMAIIEASHNVVMLHMMRSMFDLLRQGVFYNRQIMFQQRTTRDAILDQHRAINTALQDRDPKGARKAVEDHLNFVKSCMADQQKALRNEEIAQQRLKHETGEV
- a CDS encoding F0F1 ATP synthase subunit B, which gives rise to MRNTLALTLTVGAASPALAASGPFFSLANTDFVVTLGFIVFIAVLFYFKVPGMIGGALDNRAEGIQAELDEARALHEEARSLLASYERKQREVQGQAEAIVAAAKEDAVLAAEQAKVDLEKSIARRLAAAQDQIASAEASAVKEVRDQAITVAVSAANAVLAKQMTATQANKLIDASIADVGEKLH
- a CDS encoding F0F1 ATP synthase subunit B' → MATEPIAEEVVGTCVDSSGYAVGMPQLCFDWFPNQIFWLVITLVVIFLVLSRVALPRIAAILAERQGTITNDLAAAEDLKAKAVEAEEAYNKALADARSEAQRIAAEARAEIQAGLDDAIAKADAEIAAKATESEKAIAEIRAGALESIQVVAKDTAAELVTALGGEADAKAINSAVDAQTKG